ATTTATAACTGTCCAATGCATATTTATCAAATGCGGTTGTGAAAACAATCCGAGTATCTGCTTTTACATTTTTTGAAAAATCCAATCCATATATATCAGGCATTTGAATGTCTAAGAAAAGTAAATCAATATTGTCAGAGTCTAATACCTTAAGCGCATCCAAAGGATTCCCATAAGTCCCTACTAATTCCAGAAAAGGAGTTTTTTTAATATAACTTTCAATTAATTGTAGCGCCAATGGCTCATCATCAATAGCAATGCATTTGATTATTTTCATAGTTCAATTTTTAAAGTACTTGTATAATATTTGTCTGTTCTATTTTGGATAAATGAATGTGTTTTAGGATACATCAATCTCAATCTTGACATCAAGTTTTCGATGCCGACACCCGAACCGCTTCGATCACTATCTCCTTTTGGAAAATATGTATTCTGAACAATAAAGAGTAAGGTGTTATTCTCAATCCTCATATCTATCAATATTTCACTGGGTGCATTAGAAGAAATACCATGTTTAAATGCATTTTCAACCAGAGGTATCATTAAAAATGGCTCCACTTTGACACCATATGCATTTGATGGAAATTCAGCAGTTATCTTGACATTGTCGTTTGTTCTCAGTTTCATTAGTTTAATGAAGTTTTTCAAAAAATTAATTTCAGTTTCTAAGTCAATATAATCTGTTGAGGTTTGATAAAGCAAATAACGCATAAGTTTACCTAAAACATATACCATTTCTTTCGCTTTTTCGGGTGATATGTCGATAAGTGAGTATATATTGTTGAGTGAGTTAAAGAAAAAATGAGGCTGAATTTGGTAGCGGAGTAGGGTTAGCTCTGTTTTGTAGTATTGATTTTCTTTTTCTTGTTTTTCTATCTCAGAAATGATAAAATATTGCGTTACTCGTATGGCTAAACTAAAGCCAAGAGAAATCAATAAAAGAAAGGCGAACTCACTGGTTATAATAGAGTCTGTGCTATATCCAATAAGCGCAAATCCACAAAACAATATGACATTTGAAAAAATAAAAGCCCCAAACTTTTTCTTGACCAGCAGAAATCGAATGAGAAATACATAGTTAATGAGAAAATATACATAACAAATTAGGGTGTCAATGAGGTCAAAATCTCCAATCTGGGTAGTGATTAAAATCAAAAGCAGTACCCACATTATTGCGTAGAGTACTGCTTTAGTTCGTTTCTTTTTAATCTTCGAAGGAATGGGAGTCATACGAAACAAAAGTATGACTTTTTTAATCTTGGGTTGGTTCTTCTTCTGTTTTATTTATTTGGTTTCTGCGCTCACGAACCTTCGCAATCTTTTCTTTTCTCATTTTTTTGTATTGCTCATATTTCTCCGGACTTGCCATTACTTTTTCAATTCGTGTTTCAAAATTTTTCATAGTAGCCTTAAATCCGGCTTTATCAGCCTCATTTTTATTAGGATTTTGTTTGAATTGAGCACGTGCAATATTTCTTTCTGAAAAGATATTTCTTAACGAGTCTTGTTGAACAGAAGTTAAACTGA
The sequence above is drawn from the Bacteroidia bacterium genome and encodes:
- a CDS encoding histidine kinase yields the protein MWVLLLILITTQIGDFDLIDTLICYVYFLINYVFLIRFLLVKKKFGAFIFSNVILFCGFALIGYSTDSIITSEFAFLLLISLGFSLAIRVTQYFIISEIEKQEKENQYYKTELTLLRYQIQPHFFFNSLNNIYSLIDISPEKAKEMVYVLGKLMRYLLYQTSTDYIDLETEINFLKNFIKLMKLRTNDNVKITAEFPSNAYGVKVEPFLMIPLVENAFKHGISSNAPSEILIDMRIENNTLLFIVQNTYFPKGDSDRSGSGVGIENLMSRLRLMYPKTHSFIQNRTDKYYTSTLKIEL